A part of Bacillus rossius redtenbacheri isolate Brsri chromosome 1, Brsri_v3, whole genome shotgun sequence genomic DNA contains:
- the LOC134545805 gene encoding uncharacterized protein LOC134545805 has translation MNPLQVQEVQPGKGRKKRALKDSWKRNVAKRMRYSAPSFPRPPSCNHKAAEAYRCSEVTYQDVRRMHQRFYGHHDREGQQNFILHHVVVCTPKRGRSRNRNSDFHRKKVSTKYLIPCLNGSHTVNIQVCKKLFIQTLCVSGDRVQSLCRKFLQLDDVPVDKRGGDKISIRYSDKRQSVKEFINSLTVLESHYCRSKNITRQYLPSELSIKSLWTKYQDTHDKKVHVKYDYFRSIFDSDFNIGFGSPATDCCSVCLSLKERIKKCTDVQQRKELQTELIIHEQRAKAFYDILRHSNEQEITFSFDCQKNQPIPKIPDQSAYYLRQLYLYNFTICVGNSKESQRKENTFSYVWLEDEYKKGSNQIASALHHQLLSADLTNYKSIKLVADGCGGQNKNKILIAMLCKYLAEDAPTSVNQVTLVFPVPGHSFIPPDRIFGRIESQVKKKSTILTRQDYENIIESHATLKRLGEECPVLHWKDAVSKVIKEPGQWHFKLQPCKRVVITRTSPGKCVIRGEVNYNTDIGEPKSVLKRGKMLSAIKPKEEKKGIPLKKEKVTDLNTLLKKHFGNDWVEMDNLLFFKTLFSQQESLTEEVAENDSDLGELLEEKEGLIL, from the exons atgaatCCTTTACAAGTACAGGAAGTCCAGCCTGGAAAAGGAAGAAAGAAAAGGGCATTGAAGGACAGTTGGAAAAGAAATGTTGCCAAGAGAATGAG GTACTCTGCACCTTCATTTCCACGACCGCCGTCATGTAACCACAAGGCAGCAGAGGCGTATCGTTGCAGTGAGGTGACGTATCAAGATGTGAGGAGAATGCATCAACGTTTCTACGGCCACCATGATAGAGAAGgacaacaaaattttatattacatcATGTTGTAGTGTGCACACCAAAACGAGGAAGGTCAAGAAATCGCAATAGCGATTTTCACcgaaaaaaagtaagcacaaaatatttaattccatGTTTGAACGGTAGTCACACGGTAAATATACAAGTCTGcaaaaaactatttatacagaCCTTATGTGTATCAGGAGACCGTGTTCAAAGTTTATGCAGAAAGTTTCTGCAACTAGACGATGTGCCTGTGGACAAACGTGGAGGAGACAAAATATCCATCCGTTATTCAGATAAGAGGCAGTCAGTAAAGGAATTCATAAATTCACTTACTGTACTTGAATCACATTACTGTCgcagtaaaaatataactagGCAATATCTTCCTAGTGAACTAAGCATTAAATCCCTTTGGACAAAATATCAAGACACACATGACAAAAAGGTGCACGTAAAGTACGATTATTTTCGCAGCATTTTTGATAGTGACTTTAACATAGGTTTCGGTTCTCCAGCTACTGACTGCTGTTCAGTATGCCTTTCACTTAAGGAACGAATAAAGAAATGCACAGATGTGCAACAGAGAAAGGAACTGCAAACAGAACTCATCATTCATGAACAACGAGCAAAAGCATTTTATGATATCTTACGACACAGCAATGAACAGGAAATCACATTTAGCTTTGATTGCCAGAAAAACCAGCCAATTCCTAAAATACCCGACCAGTCAGCATACTATCTAAGgcagttatatttatataacttcactATTTGTGTTGGAAATTCAAAAGAAAGCCAGCGGAAGGAGAATACATTTTCTTATGTATGGCTTGAAGACGAATACAAGAAGGGATCAAACCAAATTGCTAGTGCCCTCCATCATCAATTATTGTCCGCAGACTTAACAAATTACAAATCAATAAAGTTGGTAGCAGATGGCTGTGGAggccaaaacaagaacaaaattcttatagctatgctctgcaaatatctggctgAAGATGCTCCTACATCAGTAAACCAAGTAACTTTGGTATTCCCAGTACCTGGACACTCCTTCATCCCTCCTGACAGGATATTCGGACGGATTGAATCGCAAGTAAAGAAAAAATCAACAATCCTTACTCGCCAagattatgaaaacattattgaaTCCCACGCAACCCTGAAACGTTTGGGAGAAGAATGTCCTGTATTGCATTGGAAAGATGCAGTTTCCAAAGTTATTAAAGAGCCCGGTCAATGGCATTTCAAACTTCAACCTTGCAAGAGGGTAGTAATTACTCGAACTTCACCTGGTAAGTGTGTAATTAGGGGAGAAGTCAACTATAATACTGATATTGGTGAACCAAAAAGTGTGTTGAAACGTGGGAAAATGTTGTCAGCTATCAAACCGAAAGAAGAGAAAAAAGGAATACCACTTAAGAAAGAAAAAGTTACTGATTTGAACACGTTGTTGAAAAAGCACTTTGGTAATGACTGGGTTGAAATGGATAACCTATTGTTCTTCAAAACTTTGTTTTCACAGCAAGAATCATTAACTGAAGAAGTGGCAGAAAATGATTCTGATCTAGGAGAATTGTTAGAAGAAAAGGAAGGGCTGATACTTTAA